In a genomic window of Salmo trutta chromosome 32, fSalTru1.1, whole genome shotgun sequence:
- the LOC115170610 gene encoding estradiol 17-beta-dehydrogenase 1-like, with amino-acid sequence MEQTVVLITGCSSGIGLSLAVRLASDPAKMYKVYATMRNLAKKERLLDCVKGLHKDTLDILQMDITDQQSILDARDRVREKRVNILVCNAGVGLMGPLEAQSLATMRQILEVNLLGTISTIQAFLPGMKAQGHGRILVTGSIGGLQGLPFNEVYCASKFAVEGACESLAILLQHFNIHVSLIECGPVNTDFLDNLQRAEPGDTSLQQVDAHTLSLYDTYLQHCGMVFQNAAQDTEDIVKVFLDAIQSSNPAFRYYTNNALIPLSSPKISALDGSQYIRNMSNIIFSTNGKGEQK; translated from the exons ATGGAGCAGACAGTGGTGCTGATCACAGGATGCTCCTCGGGGATAGGCCTCAGTCTGGCCGTCCGGCTGGCCTCGGATCCAGCGAAAATGTACAAAG TCTATGCCACCATGAGGAATCTTGCCAAGAAGGAGCGTCTGCTGGACTGTGTGAAGGGCCTGCACAAGGACACCCTGGACATCCTCCAGATGGACATCACTGACCAGCAGTCCATTCTGGATgccagggacagggtcagggagaaGAGGGTGAACATTCTGG TGTGTAATGCTGGTGTGGGGTTGATGGGGCCGCTGGAGGCCCAGTCCCTGGCCACCATGAGGCAGATCCTGGAGGTCAACCTCCTGGGCACCATCAGCACCATCCAGGCCTTCCTACCAGGGATGAAGGCCCAGGGCCATGGACGCATCCTGGTCACTGGCAGCATCGGTGGGCtacagg GACTCCCCTTTAATGAGGTATACTGTGCCAGTAAGTTTGCAGTAGAGGGCGCCTGTGAGAGTCTGGCCATTCTCCTGCAGCACTTCAACATCCA TGTGAGTCTTATTGAGTGCGGCCCTGTCAACACGGACTTCCTGGACAACCTGCAGAGGGCAGAGCCAGGGGACACTTCGCTGCAGCAGGTCGACGCCCACACACTCAGCCTCTATGACACGTACCTGCAACACTGTGGGATGGTGTTCCAGAACGCAGCTCAGGACACAGAGGATATTGTGAAG GTATTTCTGGATGCCATCCAGTCATCGAACCCTGCATTCAGATACTACACCAACAATGCCCTCATTCCGCTCAGCAGCCCTAAGATCTCAGCACTGGACGGGTCCCAGTACATCAGAAATATGAGCAATATCATCTTCTCTACCAATGGGAAAGGGGAACAAAAATAG